The Spartobacteria bacterium region CGGATTAAAAAGGGGACGCCGGCCCAGCGCCAGTTATCGATGAAGAACTTCATGGCGACAAATGTTTCGGTACGGGATTGTTTATCCACTCCGGGCTCAGAGCGAAAATCACCCATCGCCATGCCTCGAACATGGGATTCGGTGTATTGCCCGCGTACGACTTGTCCTGCCACATCCTCGGGTGTCAATTTTCGCAGGGCACGAAAAACTTTCAGTGTTTCATAGCGAATGGCATCGGGGTCGATGGCGGAGGGCGGCTCCATGGCCGTAATGCCCACCAGCTGAAGCAGATGGTTCTGTACCATATCCCGCAACGCGCCGGTCTGGTCGTAGAAGTTCCCTCGCATCTCTACGCCCAGGCTTTCTGCCGAAGTGATTTCTACGCGCTGGATAAAATGGTTGTTCCAGATCGGCTCGAAAAAGCCATTGGCAAAGCGGGTTACCAGAATGTTCTGCACCGTTTCTTTGCCCAGAAAATGGTCAATGCGAAAGATCTGATCTTCTGTAAAGTATTGAGAGATCAATTCTGTCAGTGCGATGGCACTTTTTAAATCGCGTCCGAAGGGCTTTTCAATAATGACGCGGAACCAGCCCTGCGGGGGATATTTCTTTAGCATGTTACCCAGATGCGTGATGGCAGGGGCAAACAGATCGGGTTTGGTTGATAGATAAAAGAGCGTGTTGTGTGCCGTATTTCTTTCGCTGTGCAATGCGGTGAGCCGTTCTTGCAAATCATGGTAGTCATCGGACTGTATGGCGTCCATGGCATGGTAATATAAAAGTTCTGCAAAGGATGCCCATTCCGGTTCTTTTGTTTCCTTTCCAAAGTCACCCGCGATAAGAGCACGATAGGCTTCGTCACTGTAAGCCGTTCGCCCGGTAGCCAGGATGGAAAAGCACTCGGGCAGCAGCTTTTTTTTATGGTTTGCATATAGTGCGGGCAGGAGTTTGCGTCGGGCAAGATCACCCGCACCTCCGAATACGACGAGCATTAAATCATGAATCATAAAATCTGCTTTCTTAAACGGAATAGGCTGTGGATGCGGTTTGTCCGCCGTGTCCGGTCCAGTCGGTATGGAAGAACTGCTCATCACCTGCGTCGAGGCGCTGATACATATGCGCCCCGAAATAGTCTCGCTGTGCCTGTAATAAATTGGCAGGCAGCTTTGCGGTGCGCAATCCGTCAAAATAACTCAGAGCAGAGGACAAGGCTGGAACGGGAATACCAGCCTGCGCCGCCAGTCCGACCATGGTTCGCAGAGAGGGGATATGTGTTTGCAGCGCATCAATGAAATAGGGTGCCAGCATTATGTTTGTCCGTGATTCCGCTTGTTCATAGGCCGTCGCGATGTCATCGAGAAAAGAAGAACGAATAATGCATCCACCACGCCATATCCGAGCAATGGCCGCAAAATCTAACTGCCAGTCATTGGCTTTGCTGGCGGCCTGCAGTAAGGCAAATCCCTGGGCGTAGGAACATATTTTGGCCACATATAATGCACTCTGAATGTGCGCAATCACTTCATCCTGATGTTCGATGACCGGGGCTGCCGGTGCAGGATAGAGCGACGAAATGTGCATCCGCTGTGTTTTCATGGAGGACAGTAGTCGTGCAAAAACCGCCTCGCTGATTAGTGTCAGCGGCGTGCCAAAATCCAGCGCGGCATTAATGGTCCATTTTCCAGTCCCTTTCTGCCCGGCTTTATCCAGGATGGATTCGATCAGCGGCTGGTTGTTATCATCTTTAAATGCAAGGATTTCATAGGTGATCTGAGTGAGATAGCTGTCGAGCAGATCATTATTCCATGCCTGAAAACAGACGCTCATGTCATCGCAGGACATGTGCAGCACGTCGCGAAGAAGCTGAAAGCCCTCGCAGATAATCTGCATATCGCCATATTCGATGCCGTTATGAACCATTTTCACGAAATGACCAGCTCCGCCCGACCCAATCCAGGTGCAACAGGGAGTGGTGTCATCGGCTTTGGCGGCAATCGCCTCAAATATGGGTTTCAAGGACGGCCATGCTGCTTCTTCGCCGCCCGGCATAATGGACGGGCCGTTCAGTGCGCCTTCTTCGCCGCCTGAAATACCGGTTCCCACGTAGTTTATTTGACGTGTTGCCAGCGCGTTCAGCCTCCGCTCTGTATCTGAATAGAGTGAATTCCCTCCGTCGATAATGATATCGCCAGGTTCGAGCAGGTCTGTCAGAACGTCGATGGTCGCATCCACGGGATGGCCTGCCTTTAGCATCAGCATGATTTTTCGGGGTTTAGAAAGACTTGATGTCATCGCTTCCAGATCCTTGCAGGCGACAAACTGCTTTCCCCTGCCGCGCGAGTTCATGAATCGGTCGACCTTGCTCTGCGTCCGATTATATACCGCGACAGTGAATCCGTTCCGCTCTATATTTAGCGCCAGATTTTCCCCCATGACTGCCAGTCCAATCAGTCCGATATCAGCCTTTTTACTCATGACCACTCCGTTTCTCTATCTTTTGAGGGTTTAATAACGTTTAACAAGTTTCAGCTGCTCCATTTTTTTGTAAAGCTCATCTTTACGTAGCGGCTTAAATAAATAGCCCCAGCAGTTCAGTTCATAGCAGTTCATAATGGTTTTTTTATCACGAAGAGACGTGATGATGACCACGCGTGCCCCGTTCTCCCAGAAATCAATTTCTTTTTCCTGTTCGGTTTTGCGGATCTGTTCCAGAACTTTCACCCCGTCCAGTACCGGTATTTGAATGTCCATGGTGATTAAATCATACGGAGCACCTGATTCAAGGGCTTGTTCATATGCTTTAAATGCTGAATTCCCATCTGCAACAACGTCGACAACCCCCAAAGGAATCAAGTATTTATGCAAGGTTTTCTGAACCATCTTTTCGTCTTCAACAACCAGAAACCGAAGGGGTGGATTGATGCGGACGGGTTGTATGCTGTTGAGAAGAATGTTGGATTTCTTGGCTGCCTGGCTGGCGGAGTCGTCGTTGGTGGTCTGGTAGGACGGGAGATCAACCACCACAGAGGTTCCTTCGCCCAGCACGCTGTTGATGACCATCTGTCCATCGTTTTGTCGCACAAAATCCTGACAGAGGCAGAGTCCTAATCCTAATCCCTGTTCTCCTTTGTCTGTTCCTTGCAGCGGCCCGTGCGTGGATCCCTGATTGATTTGCTGCACCAG contains the following coding sequences:
- the zwf gene encoding glucose-6-phosphate dehydrogenase, with product MIHDLMLVVFGGAGDLARRKLLPALYANHKKKLLPECFSILATGRTAYSDEAYRALIAGDFGKETKEPEWASFAELLYYHAMDAIQSDDYHDLQERLTALHSERNTAHNTLFYLSTKPDLFAPAITHLGNMLKKYPPQGWFRVIIEKPFGRDLKSAIALTELISQYFTEDQIFRIDHFLGKETVQNILVTRFANGFFEPIWNNHFIQRVEITSAESLGVEMRGNFYDQTGALRDMVQNHLLQLVGITAMEPPSAIDPDAIRYETLKVFRALRKLTPEDVAGQVVRGQYTESHVRGMAMGDFRSEPGVDKQSRTETFVAMKFFIDNWRWAGVPFLIRTGKRLPTKVTEIVLHFKPAPLTLFGDKMKVPACGNQLVIRIQPDEGVVLNVGMKEPGAGYHVQPVGLEYHYSNTLQQALPSAYESLLLYAMRGDATLYARTDSVLACWEFIQPIIDAWESDPNIKIFGYPSGTWGPTQTDELVTATCGWHYPCKNLTADNAFCEL
- the gnd gene encoding decarboxylating NADP(+)-dependent phosphogluconate dehydrogenase: MSKKADIGLIGLAVMGENLALNIERNGFTVAVYNRTQSKVDRFMNSRGRGKQFVACKDLEAMTSSLSKPRKIMLMLKAGHPVDATIDVLTDLLEPGDIIIDGGNSLYSDTERRLNALATRQINYVGTGISGGEEGALNGPSIMPGGEEAAWPSLKPIFEAIAAKADDTTPCCTWIGSGGAGHFVKMVHNGIEYGDMQIICEGFQLLRDVLHMSCDDMSVCFQAWNNDLLDSYLTQITYEILAFKDDNNQPLIESILDKAGQKGTGKWTINAALDFGTPLTLISEAVFARLLSSMKTQRMHISSLYPAPAAPVIEHQDEVIAHIQSALYVAKICSYAQGFALLQAASKANDWQLDFAAIARIWRGGCIIRSSFLDDIATAYEQAESRTNIMLAPYFIDALQTHIPSLRTMVGLAAQAGIPVPALSSALSYFDGLRTAKLPANLLQAQRDYFGAHMYQRLDAGDEQFFHTDWTGHGGQTASTAYSV